Proteins co-encoded in one Gallus gallus isolate bGalGal1 chromosome 27, bGalGal1.mat.broiler.GRCg7b, whole genome shotgun sequence genomic window:
- the NPEPPS gene encoding puromycin-sensitive aminopeptidase — protein sequence MPAKRPFERLPADVSPLNYGLCLKPDLIDFTFEGKLEAAVQVKHATNQIVMNCADIDIITASYAPEGDEEVHATGFNYQNEDEKVTLSFPSTLQKGTGTLKIDFVGELNDKMKGFYRSKYTTPTGDTRYAAVTQFEATDARRAFPCWDEPAIKATFDISLVVPKDRVALSNMNVIDRKPYPDDENLVEVKFARTPIMSTYLVAFVVGEYDFVETRSLDGVLVRVYTPVGKAEQGKFALEVAAKTLPFYKDYFNVPYPLPKIDLIAIADFAAGAMENWGLVTYRETALLIDPKNSCSSSRQWVALVVGHELAHQWFGNLVTMEWWTHLWLNEGFASWIEYLCVDHCFPEYDIWTQFVSADYTRAQELDALDNSHPIEVSVGHPSEVDEIFDAISYSKGASVIRMLHDYIGDEDFRKGMNLYLTKFLQKNAATEDLWESLEKASGKPIAAVMNTWTKQMGFPLIYVEAEQQEDDKVLKLVQKKFCASGPYAGEDFPMWMVPISICTSDDPTSAKMQVLMDKPELTLVLKDVKPDQWVKLNLGTVGFYRTQYSPDMLESLIPAIKDLSLPPVDRLGLQNDLFSLARAGIISTVEVLKVMEAFVNEPNYTVWSDLSCNLEILSTLLSHTDFYEEIQVFVKDVFSPIGERLGWDPKPGEGHLDALLRGLVLGKLGKAGHKATLEEARRRFKDHVEGKNILSADLRSPVYVTILKHGDSTTLDTMLKLHKQADMQEEKNRIERVLGAISQPELIQKVLTFALSEEVRPQDTVSVIGGVAGGSKQGRKAAWKFVRDNWEELYNRYQGGFLISRLIKLTVDGFANDKMAAEVKAFFESHPAPSAERTVQQCCENILLNAAWLKRDSEDIHQFFLQRKGPPPATV from the exons ATGCCGGCCAAGCGGCCCTTCGAGCGGCTCCCCGCCGACGTCAGCCCCCTCAACTACGGGCTCTGCCTCAAGCCCGACCTCATCGACTTCACCTTCGAGGGGAAGCTAGAGGCCGCCGTGCAG GTGAAGCATGCCACCAACCAGATTGTGATGAACTGCGCTGACATCGACATCATTACAGCCTCCTATGCACCAGAAGGAGATGAAG agGTACATGCCACAGGGTTCAACTATCAAAATGAGGATGAGAAGGTTACCCTCTCCTTTCCCAGTACCCTTCAGAAAG GGACGGGAACGCTGAAGATAGACTTTGTAGGGGAGCTGAATGACAAAATGAAAGGTTTTTACCGAAGTAAATATACCACCCCTACTGGAGACACACGCTATGCTGCTGTCACTCAGTTTGAG gcTACTGATGCTCGCAGAGCTTTCCCTTGCTGGGATGAGCCTGCTATTAAGGCAACTTTTGATATTTCATTGGTGGTTCCTAAAGACAGAGTAGCTTTGTCAAATATG AATGTCATTGACCGGAAGCCATACCCAGATGATGAAAACCTGGTGGAAGTCAAGTTTGCTCGCACCCCCATCATGTCGACGTATCTGGTGGCGTTCGTGGTGGGAGAATATGACTTTGTAGAGACCAGGTCCCTAGATGGTGTCTTAGTGCGTGTTTACACTCCTGTGGGCAAAGCTGAGCAAGGAAAGTTTGCATTAGAG GTTGCTGCTAAAACTCTGCCTTTTTATAAGGACTACTTCAATGTTCCTTACCCTCTTCCTAAAATTGATCTCATAGCTATTGCAGATTTTGCTGCTG gtGCCATGGAGAACTGGGGCCTTGTTACTTATAG GGAGACTGCATTGCTCATTGACCCCAAGAATTCCTGTTCTTCATCTCGCCAGTGGGTGGCTCTGGTTGTGGGACATGAACTTGCTCATCAGTGGTTTGGAAACCTCGTGACCATG GAATGGTGGACCCATCTTTGGCTGAACGAAGGGTTTGCCTCCTGGATTGAGTACCTGTGCGTCGATCACTGCTTTCCAGAGTATGACATCTGGACTCAGTTTGTTTCTGCTGATTACACACGAGCTCAAGAGCTCGATGCCTTAGACAACAGTCATCCGATTGAA GTTAGTGTTGGCCATCCATCCGAAGTAGATGAAATATTTGATGCTATTTCTTACAGCAAGGGAGCATCTGTAATCCGAATGCTGCACGACTACATTGGTGATGAG GACTTTCGGAAAGGAATGAATTTATATTTAACAAAGTTCCTGCAGAAGAATGCAGCCACAG AGGACCTctgggaaagcctggaaaaagcTAGTGGTAAACCTATTGCTGCTGTGATGAACACATGGACCAAACAAATGGGATTTCCGCTCATTTACGTGGAAGCTGAACAG caagAAGACGACAAAGTGTTGAAGTTAGTCCAGAAGAAGTTCTGTGCCAGTGGACCATATGCTG GGGAGGATTTCCCTATGTGGATGGTCCCCATAAGTATTTGTACAAGTGATGACCCCACCAGTGCCAAAATGCAAGTGCTGATGGACAAGCCAGAACTGACCTTGGTTTTGAAGGATGTTAAACCAGACCAGTGGGTGAAG TTAAACCTTGGGACCGTAGGCTTCTACCGCACGCAGTATAGCCCTGACATGCTGGAGAGTTTAATACCAGCCATCAAAGACCTCTCCCTACCCCCCGTGGACAGGCTCGGCCTGCAGAATGAtcttttctctctg GCCCGAGCTGGAATCATTAGCACTGTAGAGGTTCTAAAAGTCATGGAAGCTTTTGTGAATGAGCCCAATTATACTGTGTGGAGCGACCTCAGCTGTAACCTGGAGATCCTCTCAACTCTCTTGTCCCACACAGACTTCTATGAGGAAATCCAGGTGTTCGTGAAAGATGTCTTTTCACCAATAGGGGAGAGACTGGGATGGGACCCCAAACCTGGAGAGG GTCATCTAGATGCCCTTCTGAGAGGTCTGGTGCTGGGCAAACTAGGCAAAGCTGGGCACAAGGCTACCTTGGAAGAAGCCCGACGCCGGTTTAAAGACCAcgtggaaggaaaaaacatccTGTCAGCTGATCTGAGGAGTCCT GTCTATGTCACTATTTTGAAGCATGGAGACAGTACTACTTTAGACACCATGCTCAAG CTTCACAAGCAAGCAGACATGCAGGAGGAGAAGAACCGAATTGAGCGCGTCCTCGGAGCCATCTCCCAGCCAGAACTGATTCAAAAAGTTCTCACCTTTGCACTTTCA GAAGAGGTACGTCCCCAGGACACAGTATCTGTCATTGGAGGAGTGGCAGGAGGCAGCAAGCAGGGGAGAAAAGCAGCCTGGAAGTTTGTACGGGACAACTGGGAGGAACTTTATAACCGATACCAGGGCGGATTCTTGATATCCAGACTAATAAAG ctaaCAGTGGATGGGTTCGCCAACGATAAAATGGCAGCAGAAGTCAAG GCTTTCTTCGAGAGCCACCCAGCGCCATCCGCGGAGCGCACCGTCCAGCAGTGCTGCGAGAACATCCTGCTGAACGCAGCCTGGCTGAAGAGGGACAGCGAGGACATCCATCAGTTCTTCCTGCAGCGGAAGGGTCCCCCCCCGGCCACGGTGTGA